From one Coffea eugenioides isolate CCC68of chromosome 11, Ceug_1.0, whole genome shotgun sequence genomic stretch:
- the LOC113751573 gene encoding nucleolin 1-like isoform X2, producing the protein MGKSSKKSTPKVDAAPAAGATTPGKQLKKGKREAEELIEKEVVVKKQKKGAGIQEAIEKKKIEVKTEKKKVVSSDDESTSSEEEDLKKAATKRGIPAKVDVKDSSSEDESSDEERPAKAAATEKEPPLSATKNGTAKKGKQSIDSDSSDDSDSDEDEVPKTKALGAAKNAPAAPNKKKQESSSESESDDESSDSDEDTGPTKKLPAKNGPVKAANKKDDSDSEDDSSTSEDEKPSAGAVKTPATVVKKQVLEDSSSSDDDVPATKKPAAVKAQPAGASKKKVESPDESDSDDETSDSDSDSDIKLPAPHKAVSPKRPSPAAENKQVNKDSSEEDTSDEESEDEEPQKKKSKVVPTGVLKSSAKGGKTESSSEEESSDEEPPKANKPVQPKISISDESSSEDEEETSEDEEEPTKTPQKKDIDVKMVDALPKKENSVKGGLSSERKEPKTPGTQSETCNTVFVGNLSFSVEQADVENFFKDCGEIVEIRFSMHPDGSFKGFGHIEFATAEAAQKAVNELNGQDFLGRRLKVDIARERGSNTPQSGNDRSSFQKGFGSQGPTIFVRGFESNVDENEIKGALREHFESCGEITRISLPRGDNGLKGFAYIGFSDNDAINKALEYDNSEFKESTLTVEEARPRGDGHDSAGGGRSGGRDGGGRFGGRRGGGRFGNSGGRFGNSGGRFGNSGGRFGNGGGRFGGGGRGGGGRGRGTPNKTSMATVGTGKKTTFDD; encoded by the exons ATGGGTAAATCCTCCAAGAAATCGACTCCAAAA GTTGATGCTGCTCCTGCTGCTGGCGCAACAACCCCGGGGAAACAATTGAAGAAAG GTAAGAGAGAGGCCGAGGAGTtgattgaaaaggaagttgTCGTGAAGAAACAGAAGAAAGGAGCTGGGATACAGGAGGCTATAGAAAAGAAGAAGATTGAGGTCAAGACTGAGAAGAAGAAGGTGGTTTCTTCTGATGATGAATCTACTTCATCTGAAGAGGAAGATCTCAAAAAG GCGGCTACTAAACGTGGAATTCCTGCCAAAGTGGATGTAAAAGATTCAAGTAGTGAAGACGAATCTTCTGATGAA GAGCGTCCCGCTAAAGCAGCTGCAACTGAGAAGGAACCACCTTTGTCTGCCACCAAGAATGGCACAGCAAAGAAAGGAAAGCAGTCCATTGATTCAGACTCATCAGATGATAGCGATTCTGACGAAGATGAG GTTCCTAAAACCAAGGCTTTAGGTGCAGCTAAAAATGCCCCTGCAGCACCTAACAAGAAGAAACAGGAGTCCTCCAGTGAATCAGAGTCTGACGATGAAAGTAGTGATTCAGATGAGGATACTGGTCCTACTAAAAAGTTACCTGCCAAGAATGGACCAGTTAAAGCTGCCAACAAGAAAGATGATTCTGATTCGGAGGATGACAGTAGCACTTCAGAGGATGAGAAACCATCTGCTGGGGCAGTTAAGACACCTGCCACAGTTGTAAAGAAACAGGTTTTGGAGGATAGCAGCAGCTCTGATGATGATGTTCCTGCAACTAAGAAACCAGCTGCCGTTAAGGCCCAGCCTGCGGGTGCTTCCAAAAAGAAAGTTGAGTCTCCTGATGAATCTGATTCAGATGATGAAACAAGTGATTCAGATTCGGACTCAGACATCAAGCTG CCAGCACCACATAAAGCTGTTTCTCCCAAGAGGCCATCCCCTGCTGCTGAAAACAAGCAG GTGAATAAAGACAGTAGTGAGGAAGACACATCTGATGAGGAAAGTGAAGATGAGGAGCCTCAGAAAAAGAAGAGTAAAGTTGTG CCCACTGGTGTTCTGAAATCCAGTGCTAAAGGCGGGAAAACAGAAAGTAGTAGTGAAGAGGAAAGTTCTGATGAGGAACCGCCAAAGGCAAACAAG CCTGTGCAACCAAAGATAAGCATCTCAGATGAATCATCTTccgaagatgaagaagaaactTCTGAGGATGAGGAAGAGCCGACCAAAACCCCACAAAAGAAG GATATTGATGTTAAAATGGTTGATGCCTTGCCTAAAAAGGAGAATTCTGTGAAGGGTGGTTTGTCATCAGAAAGGAAGGAA CCCAAGACTCCTGGCACTCAGTCCGAGACATGCAACACAGTGTTCGTTGGGAATCTATCATTCTCGGTTGAGCAGGCTGATGT GGAGAACTTCTTCAAAGACTGTGGAGAGATTGTCGAGATTCGTTTTAGCATGCATCCAGATGGTTCATTTAAGGGCTTTGGCCATATTGAGTTTGCTACTGCTGAAGCAGCCCAAAAG GCCGTTAACGAGTTGAATGGTCAAGACTTCTTGGGCCGTAGATTGAAGGTTGACATTGCTAGGGAACGGGGATCCAATACACCACAGAGCGG CAACGACAGAAGTTCATTCCAGAAGGGGTTTGGATCTCAAGGGCCAACAATATTCGTCCGCGGATTTGAGAGTAATGTGGATGAAAATGAA ATCAAGGGGGCATTGAGGGAGCATTTTGAGTCATGTGGAGAGATAACAAGAATATCTCTTCCAAGGGGTGACAATGGACTGAAAGG GTTTGCTTATATCGGGTTTTCAGACAATGATGCTATTAACAAAGCTCTGGAATACGATAACTCAGAATTTAAAGAGTCTACTCTAACAGTGGAAGAGGCGAGACCAAGAGGTGATGGCCATGATAGTGCTGGTGGTGGGAGAAGTGGTGGCAGGGATGGAGGAGGTAGATTTGGTGGCAGGCGAGGTGGCGGCCGTTTTGGCAACAGTGGTGGCCGTTTTGGCAACAGTGGTGGCCGTTTTGGCAACAGTGGCGGCCGTTTTGGCAATGGTGGTGGCCGCTTTGGTGGTGGTGGCCGTGGAGGTGGTGGCAGAGGTCGTGGAACTCCTAACAAAACTAGTATGGCTACAGTTGGTACTG GGAAGAAGACAACGTTTGATGACTAG
- the LOC113751573 gene encoding nucleolin 1-like isoform X1, which yields MGKSSKKSTPKVDAAPAAGATTPGKQLKKGKREAEELIEKEVVVKKQKKGAGIQEAIEKKKIEVKTEKKKVVSSDDESTSSEEEDLKKAATKRGIPAKVDVKDSSSEDESSDEERPAKAAATEKEPPLSATKNGTAKKGKQSIDSDSSDDSDSDEDEVPKTKALGAAKNAPAAPNKKKQESSSESESDDESSDSDEDTGPTKKLPAKNGPVKAANKKDDSDSEDDSSTSEDEKPSAGAVKTPATVVKKQVLEDSSSSDDDVPATKKPAAVKAQPAGASKKKVESPDESDSDDETSDSDSDSDIKLQPAPHKAVSPKRPSPAAENKQVNKDSSEEDTSDEESEDEEPQKKKSKVVPTGVLKSSAKGGKTESSSEEESSDEEPPKANKPVQPKISISDESSSEDEEETSEDEEEPTKTPQKKDIDVKMVDALPKKENSVKGGLSSERKEPKTPGTQSETCNTVFVGNLSFSVEQADVENFFKDCGEIVEIRFSMHPDGSFKGFGHIEFATAEAAQKAVNELNGQDFLGRRLKVDIARERGSNTPQSGNDRSSFQKGFGSQGPTIFVRGFESNVDENEIKGALREHFESCGEITRISLPRGDNGLKGFAYIGFSDNDAINKALEYDNSEFKESTLTVEEARPRGDGHDSAGGGRSGGRDGGGRFGGRRGGGRFGNSGGRFGNSGGRFGNSGGRFGNGGGRFGGGGRGGGGRGRGTPNKTSMATVGTGKKTTFDD from the exons ATGGGTAAATCCTCCAAGAAATCGACTCCAAAA GTTGATGCTGCTCCTGCTGCTGGCGCAACAACCCCGGGGAAACAATTGAAGAAAG GTAAGAGAGAGGCCGAGGAGTtgattgaaaaggaagttgTCGTGAAGAAACAGAAGAAAGGAGCTGGGATACAGGAGGCTATAGAAAAGAAGAAGATTGAGGTCAAGACTGAGAAGAAGAAGGTGGTTTCTTCTGATGATGAATCTACTTCATCTGAAGAGGAAGATCTCAAAAAG GCGGCTACTAAACGTGGAATTCCTGCCAAAGTGGATGTAAAAGATTCAAGTAGTGAAGACGAATCTTCTGATGAA GAGCGTCCCGCTAAAGCAGCTGCAACTGAGAAGGAACCACCTTTGTCTGCCACCAAGAATGGCACAGCAAAGAAAGGAAAGCAGTCCATTGATTCAGACTCATCAGATGATAGCGATTCTGACGAAGATGAG GTTCCTAAAACCAAGGCTTTAGGTGCAGCTAAAAATGCCCCTGCAGCACCTAACAAGAAGAAACAGGAGTCCTCCAGTGAATCAGAGTCTGACGATGAAAGTAGTGATTCAGATGAGGATACTGGTCCTACTAAAAAGTTACCTGCCAAGAATGGACCAGTTAAAGCTGCCAACAAGAAAGATGATTCTGATTCGGAGGATGACAGTAGCACTTCAGAGGATGAGAAACCATCTGCTGGGGCAGTTAAGACACCTGCCACAGTTGTAAAGAAACAGGTTTTGGAGGATAGCAGCAGCTCTGATGATGATGTTCCTGCAACTAAGAAACCAGCTGCCGTTAAGGCCCAGCCTGCGGGTGCTTCCAAAAAGAAAGTTGAGTCTCCTGATGAATCTGATTCAGATGATGAAACAAGTGATTCAGATTCGGACTCAGACATCAAGCTG CAGCCAGCACCACATAAAGCTGTTTCTCCCAAGAGGCCATCCCCTGCTGCTGAAAACAAGCAG GTGAATAAAGACAGTAGTGAGGAAGACACATCTGATGAGGAAAGTGAAGATGAGGAGCCTCAGAAAAAGAAGAGTAAAGTTGTG CCCACTGGTGTTCTGAAATCCAGTGCTAAAGGCGGGAAAACAGAAAGTAGTAGTGAAGAGGAAAGTTCTGATGAGGAACCGCCAAAGGCAAACAAG CCTGTGCAACCAAAGATAAGCATCTCAGATGAATCATCTTccgaagatgaagaagaaactTCTGAGGATGAGGAAGAGCCGACCAAAACCCCACAAAAGAAG GATATTGATGTTAAAATGGTTGATGCCTTGCCTAAAAAGGAGAATTCTGTGAAGGGTGGTTTGTCATCAGAAAGGAAGGAA CCCAAGACTCCTGGCACTCAGTCCGAGACATGCAACACAGTGTTCGTTGGGAATCTATCATTCTCGGTTGAGCAGGCTGATGT GGAGAACTTCTTCAAAGACTGTGGAGAGATTGTCGAGATTCGTTTTAGCATGCATCCAGATGGTTCATTTAAGGGCTTTGGCCATATTGAGTTTGCTACTGCTGAAGCAGCCCAAAAG GCCGTTAACGAGTTGAATGGTCAAGACTTCTTGGGCCGTAGATTGAAGGTTGACATTGCTAGGGAACGGGGATCCAATACACCACAGAGCGG CAACGACAGAAGTTCATTCCAGAAGGGGTTTGGATCTCAAGGGCCAACAATATTCGTCCGCGGATTTGAGAGTAATGTGGATGAAAATGAA ATCAAGGGGGCATTGAGGGAGCATTTTGAGTCATGTGGAGAGATAACAAGAATATCTCTTCCAAGGGGTGACAATGGACTGAAAGG GTTTGCTTATATCGGGTTTTCAGACAATGATGCTATTAACAAAGCTCTGGAATACGATAACTCAGAATTTAAAGAGTCTACTCTAACAGTGGAAGAGGCGAGACCAAGAGGTGATGGCCATGATAGTGCTGGTGGTGGGAGAAGTGGTGGCAGGGATGGAGGAGGTAGATTTGGTGGCAGGCGAGGTGGCGGCCGTTTTGGCAACAGTGGTGGCCGTTTTGGCAACAGTGGTGGCCGTTTTGGCAACAGTGGCGGCCGTTTTGGCAATGGTGGTGGCCGCTTTGGTGGTGGTGGCCGTGGAGGTGGTGGCAGAGGTCGTGGAACTCCTAACAAAACTAGTATGGCTACAGTTGGTACTG GGAAGAAGACAACGTTTGATGACTAG
- the LOC113751837 gene encoding uncharacterized protein LOC113751837: MAKEDFSEACSSETESDDENGESGEECTSESEVEDENDATNEDEWTSSGEAKAETSDDDEVDLQASAEALKKLVPHNLEDFEKRVSGESESVTESSQSEASEHSDKRQGFKPPPELIYVVWGNKSSVHIPKCNMIRPSVVAYLIFNRVYPN, from the exons ATGGCAAAGGAG GACTTCAGTGAGGCTTGTTCTTCTGAAACTGAATCAGATGATGAGAATGGAGAATCAGGTGAAGAGTGTACTTCGGAATCAGAAGTTGAGGATGAAAATGATGCGACCAATGAGGATGAATGGACAAGCAGTGGTGAGGCGAAAGCAGAAAccagtgatgatgatgaagttGATCTTCAGGCTTCCGCTGAGgccttgaagaagcttgttccCCACAACCTTGAAGATTTTGAGAAG AGAGTCTCTGGAGAATCAGAAAGTGTCACCGAATCATCACAATCAGAGGCCAGTGAACATTCTGACAAAAGGCAAGGGTTTAAGCCACCTCCAGAACTAATCTATGTGGTGTGGGGAAACAAGTCTTCTGTGCATATACCAAAGTGTAACATGATAAGGCCTAGTGTTGTGGCATACTTGATATTTAACAGAGTTTATCCAAATTAA